The following are from one region of the Quercus robur chromosome 1, dhQueRobu3.1, whole genome shotgun sequence genome:
- the LOC126702460 gene encoding uncharacterized protein LOC126702460 translates to MTAALNRFISRSAERCRPFFRLLHKWQGFEWTAECAEAFQQLKEYLSKPPIMSSPEEDEVLFAYLVIAPHAVSFVLMREENGVQKPVYYVSKSLHEAEVRYLSLEKAILAVVYATRKLPHYFQAHTVVILTQLPLKSILRSANYTGRIAKWGTILSAFDIKYMPRTSVKGQVLADLVAEFAECPEEVDMNQGHMDEKLVGLISAQGESFWRVYVDGAANQRGAGLGLVLISPEEVIIKKSLRLGFSATNNESEYETLIMGMSMVHKMGGKAVKLFSDSRLVVDQVRGELEARDPRMQGYLDRVRRMQTKFESFDLLHIPRGENTHADSLATLATSSVRNLPRVIIVEDLCTPTSLEKEVCQINQTSLSPSWMDPILKFLESDILPEDKVEAQKIRRRAPRYWLSEDKKLYKRSFSGPSLLYVPPETAESILEELHEGICGSHTGGRYSTPAYPQGNGQAEAVNKVIVNGLKKRLDDAKGKWVEELPHVLWTYRTTPRRSTGETPFSMTYGAKAVIPLETGFPTLRTSTFSSGSNDAMLEKSLDLIEERRESAMVQLADYQHKLKQGYDSNVRMRPLVIGDLVLRKVLGATKNPNWGKLGPNWEGPYRITSVAGIGAYYLEDLDEKTLSIDDMYE, encoded by the exons ATGACTGCTGCGTTGAATCGGTTCATTTCCAGGTCGGCCGAGAGGTGTCGTCCTTTTTTCCGCCTATTACATAAGTggcaaggatttgaatggaccgcgGAGTGTGCTGAAGCGTTCCAGCAATTGAAAGAATACCTGTCCAAgccacctatcatgtctagtcctgagGAGGATGAGGTGTTGTTTGCTTATTTGGTGATAGCCCCTCATGCAGTTAGTTTCGTCTTGATGCGAGAAGAGAATGGCGTCCAAAAGCCAGTTTATTACGTGAGTAAATCCCTCCATGAGGCCGAGGTGAGATATTTGTCATTAGAAAAGGCCATACTGGCGGTGGTCTATGCAACACGCAAACTTCCGCACTATTTTCAGGCCCATACCGTGGTTATCTTGACCCAACTGCCACTTAAGTCCATACTCAGAAGTGCTAACTACACcggaagaattgccaagtgggGCACGATTCTGAGtgcttttgatatcaaatacatgcctcgcacctctgtgAAAGGTCAAGTCCTTGCCGATCTGGTGGCTGAGTTCGCCGAGTGCCCGGAAGAAGTTGATATGAATCAAGGtcacatggatgaaaaattggTTGGCCTAATATCCGCACAAGGCGAGTCCTTTTGGAGGGTGTACGTGGACGGGGCCGCAAACCAACGGGGAGCAGGATTGGGATTGGTGTTGATATCCCCTGAGGAGGTCATCATCAAGAAGTCGTTAAGATTAGGGTTCTCGGCTACTAACAATGAATCAGAATACGAAACTTTGATAATGGGAATGAGTATGGTCCataaaatgggtggaaaggcagTGAAGTTATTCTCAGACTCAAGATTGGTTGTCGACCAAGTGAGAGGAGAGTTGGAGGCCCGTGACCCAAGGATGCAAGGGTATTTGGACCGGGTTAGGCGTATGCAAACGAAGTTTGAGTCTTTCGACTTATTGCATATTCCTCGAGGTGAAAATACACACGCTGATTCCTTAGCGACCCTTGCCACCTCCTCAGTAAGAAATCTTCCTCGGGTGATTATCGTTGAAGACTTGTGTACCCCCACCTCACTAGAAAAGGAGGTTTGCCAAATCAATCAAACTAGTCTGTCgccaagctggatggatcccatattaaaatttcttgaaagtgacaTATTGCCCGAAGATAAGGTGGAAGCTCAGAAAATACGAAGGAGAGCTCCTCGGTACTGGTTATCTGAggataaaaagttatacaaacggTCCTTCTCTGGGCCATCTCTGCTTTATGTGCCTCCTGAGACAGCAGAGTCAATCCTGGAAGAATTGCATGAGGGCATTTGTGGGAGCCATACAGGAGGAAG ATATTCCACTCCTGCTTATCCACAAGGCAATGGGCAGGCTGAAGCCGTTAACAAAGTAATAGTCAATGGGCTTAAGAAGAGACTGGACGACGCGAAAGGAAAGTGGGTGGAAGAATTGCCACATGTGCTTTGGACGTATCGGACAACTCCCCGACGTTCAACGGGGGAAACTCCcttttccatgacctatggggcTAAGGCCGTCATTCCCCTAgaaactggattcccaacgTTAAGGACCAGTACATTCTCTTCGGGTAGTAATGATGCGATGTTGGAGAAAAGTTTGGACCTGATTGAAGAACGAAGGGAAAGCGCGATGGTTCAACTAGCTGACTACCAACATAAACTCAAGCAGGGCTATGATAGTAATGTGAGGATGAGGCCGTTAGTCATAGGAGATCTGGTGTTGAGGAAAGTCCTGGGGGCCACTAAGaatccaaattggggaaaacTGGGACCTAATTGGGAGGGGCCATATCGGATCACTTCTGTAGCAGGAATAGGAGCCTACTATCTagaagacctagatgaaaaaact